The genomic DNA AACCATCGCCCGCGCCGCCGAAGGCCTGGGGGCGCGCAGCGTTGCCTACACCTACAACGACCCGGTGATCTTTCACGAGTATGCCATTGATGTGGCGAAGGCCTGTCGCGATCGCGGCATCAAGTCCGTGGCGGTCAGCGCCGGCTACGTCGACCCGGAACCGCGGGCCGAGTTCTATCGGTACATGGATGCGGCAAATATTGACCTGAAGGCGTTCGACGAAGACTTCTACTACAAGCTCACGGGTGCACACCTGCAGCCGGTACTCGAAACCCTGCAGTACATCCACAACGAAACCGATGTGTGGCTGGAAATCACAACCCTGTTGATTCCCGGTCACAACGACTCGGAAGAGGAAGTTAGGGACATGAGCCAATGGATCCTCTCGAACCTTGGACCGGACGTGCCGCTGCACTTCTCTGCCTTTCATCCTGACTGGAAGATGCGCGACATCCCGCCAACACCGGCATCCACGCTGGCGCTGGCGCGACGCATCGCCATGGATGCGGGCCTGCACTACGTCTATACGGGAAACGTCCATGACCCG from Acidiferrobacteraceae bacterium includes the following:
- the amrS gene encoding AmmeMemoRadiSam system radical SAM enzyme; this translates as MTDSLPNIVPTRYWHRLDDGRVQCDLCPRHCRLHEGQAGLCYVRARQNDEIVLTSYGRSSGYCIDPIEKKPLNHFLPGTPVLSFGTAGCNLACKFCQNWDISKSREMDTLADQASPETIARAAEGLGARSVAYTYNDPVIFHEYAIDVAKACRDRGIKSVAVSAGYVDPEPRAEFYRYMDAANIDLKAFDEDFYYKLTGAHLQPVLETLQYIHNETDVWLEITTLLIPGHNDSEEEVRDMSQWILSNLGPDVPLHFSAFHPDWKMRDIPPTPASTLALARRIAMDAGLHYVYTGNVHDPEGGSTWCPHCGEKLIGRDWYVLDEWNLDEQGRCRSCQTPIAGVFEPSPGTWGARRQPVRLKDYAA